TTGACAGCACACTCCGTACACACGTCCCAGAGGACGCTCAGTTTAGCTGCTTTTTCCATTTCAGAGAGGAAATGTCAGCCAACTGTTACTGCCTAATTGCACATTAATGGAGCAGGTACAGAATATTCTTTACACAGATTCAAGATTAAGCTGTCAGGTCTATTAACAGTACATGCTAAAATGATCCCAGATCAGCCGAAAAGCCGATAGAGGGCATTTtgggaaaaacaataaaatagttCTATTTTccttaaatgaatgtaaagagGATCAAATTTCTCTTTACATTATTGTACGCTAAAGCTAAGAAAGCACTTTCCTTTCcctaaagttgccattttggagataccaggttttgttgCATCAGTGAAATACTTGGAGTTCATGTACCACTGTTGCTTTTGAAGTCATTCAACGGGTCATGTCAATATATGATGAAACAAAGAGCATTTGTTAGGATAATTTGGTCTGGAAAGTAGAAACAATCTGTTTACTGAAGCAaattatgaaaaagaaaacgAAATGAAAATAAGCCTAGCAATGCATTTTCTAGTAAGACATGGAAATCAGAGTGACACTTTGAAAGCCTGTCATCTAAACTGCAGCAGATCAGCATTTTGACTGGCTTCCTGGAAAGGACCATTCAAATGTGCCCTACAAGTAGTCCATCTCAGCCGTCTCCAGATGTTTTGAAATGTGGTCCAATATGAGTTTCTCATTTGCTGGGTCTTTCAGGTAGAAGTGTGATCCAGAGAGCATCTGCACAGTGAAATCACCACTAGTCATAGCCTTCCATGCTGTTAAAAAGACATAAGAGCATGTTGAGGTCATAGTGATGCTAATATCGATTCAAATTACAGATGAACTGGATTTAACTTGAAATTTTTCATTTAGCTTTAAATTCTGAGCTGTTATATTCTATAATAATCTGTGTGCTATACAACAAAAGTTGACGCACCATGAGGCATAATGACATTATTCTTCATAACATACGCACAGGCTTGTGATCTTGCGTAGTGTTCCCCAGCCTTGGTCCTGAACATCCAATGCCTTACACATTTTAGCACAATACAGGGATGCTAATGAGCTGACCATGGCTGGCCCATATAATAAGATAACCACAGCAATTTTTAGCTAGATTTGCACTGCCAAACAGTCACAAAAGGTGTCCTAAGTTATCTTGTGGTGTAGGGTATGTATTTTTACCCCTGCAATATATACATGGTTCAATCACGGCCACCCAGATTTCAAATcctaaatattacaatatttaatatttactcATTGACTCAACATCCTGTAGTGTGGAGGGAACACTGATTCTCTCATCTCTGAGAGACATGCATGAAAAACTGATAACCATTAAAAGGCAAACATAAGGATAAAATCTGATATTTAAAATTTGAAATACAAAATCTGAAATTCTATTGCTATGATCATGCTAATTTCTACTAATGCCTCTATTTTCGTTGAGGACGGAAAAAACATACGCTACTGTGAGtaaccctgtaaagcctgaaacagTCATTTAAGGTCAGAGGTGTTCGATCGGATTTCACTGAAGTTTTTCTGACCATGTTatatgtctttacatattaacatcacatgTACAGGCTCAAAAAGTAGGAGAAATgcaaatcaacattatactgaagAAGATACGATGACAGTAACACATAATTCACTTCCCTGGAATACACATCATCATCTCATGCTATTtaaatcttcttctttcagctgctccctttaggggtcgccacagcggatcatctgcctccatcttgccctatccattgcctcctctactttcacaccaaccatctccatgtccaccttcactacatccataaaccttctctgaggtctacctcttctccttctacccggcagctccatctccaacattctttgcccaatatatccactattcctcctcaacacatgtccaaaccatctcaacctggcctctctggctttatctccaaactgctccaccttgcAGCTGTTCCCTTTTTCTATGCAAAATGCACGTATGACTGCAAAAAAAGTGTGCCACGACATGTGTGAGCATAATCTGaaagtgtgtggtgtttgttcTGGGTAAATCTTGGTGACGGAAGaactaaaagcaaaaaaaatctgtcgTGTGGGGTCTCAAGGATGTTTTAAATCCTGTAAGtattagctggatcaggtgtgtttggagcCCAGAAAACATtagtaaaatgtgcaggaccCCTAGGACCAGGGCTGGGAAACGCTGATCTAAAGCAAAACAGAACTTCACGCTAAATGAAACTCTCCCAGGTTTATCTTACTAATCATTTTGAGAAGTGTTTATTACAGGACAAGATGTGTGGCTACACTATGAAACTGAAAAGATACTAGCAATGCCTCAGAATGGTCCACATGGCTCTATGGAGTAATAATGttgcaaaaacaaaaggaaGGATAACCCCATCTCTGACCTTGTAAGTCATGTGGCATATCTTCCTTGCCATCAAAGCACGAGACTGGGCAAGAGAGGAAAGGGCTGGTGGGCCTGTTACACCTGCAACAAAAGGGAAATGGTtattgctgtggttcctaaagcCAGTCCTGGGATGGGGGGGGGCTCATGCcctgtacatttttgtttttaacctACTTTAACAGACCTGACTCAGCACAAGAGGAGCTTgttaaataagttaaaaagcTGATATaaagtattgtgcaaaagtcaaagaccacctttttgcttatttaattttcagtcaaaacgaccattaagtgcaaatccagtgtcaggaaaaaagcagagttCACATCCAACACACATGGATCTAATATCAGATTAAGAAGGTcttcaggtgtgttagatttgggatggagctaaaccgctgagGGTGGTAGATCTCAGGGACCAGGACTGAGATAGATATTAAATGGCTggaagagatatttctgagcagattagacataagataatccacttgtacaagaaaagagaaagtcaaaagaaatatatctgaaaaacaggagtttccaataTAGTTCAAATGTTCttacaacacagagagaaaaaaaaactcctaacaaccgtgcaagacctgtTAGACCACCAAAGCTATCACCatgagataaacagcacttaaagcttttatctttaagagattcttgcttcagatcaaaaaattgacattttaactggtaatacataaataaaaggaaggtctctgacttctgcacagttctTTCAGTGTGACAAAAGGGGGAAAGCAGTGCCTCCATCTGAGGTAACTGGAAACTGAGCTGAATTACTATCACTactgaacatcaacaaaaccttcaaacagaaaataacagcGTTTTCTCTACATGGTTAAATACAATATGTTCTCTGCCAGTCTTTTTAGATCCAGTCTTTTAACATGAACACATGAACATATACAACAGACGATACGTAGAacatattgttttaatttttttaaacatactttttacagtttcttgtttgaggttttcTGCTATGATCACTTATTCTTTCAAAATATAAGCAGGCTGGCCTGCATTTTTACAAATGCATTCATGAAAGgctcttttaaataaaatgcattgtcATTATATTGTTGCAACTCATCTTCTTCTAAAAGTATAAATATGCAGTAAATCACACAGTTAAATATACTCCACCACCTGTAGTTCTCCACCACGCTGAGGTCCGCCTTCAAGGCTGGCAAAAATAGCTTCAGCACCTCAGGATTAGCCAGTATTTCAGGAGGTGTTCCCCCGATGGAGGTCATCCACTGGAGGAATTCCTCATCAGACAGGTGGGTTCTCCGTGGGGCCTGTAATCTGGtttcagactgagagagaggatCATGTACTAGTTTAGATCTGATACATTCCGTACATGCAGGAGTGCAGGAGTGCACTCTCTGCAGAGAGTGActgaaaaataactttaaaacaaAGACTACTTCAAGTCACTATGATAATTTGCAATCAAGCAAATGTAATGAATCCCCAGCAGATAACAGTCACACCACTCTATTTAAAGGGACAGCTCATCCAAGCAACACTAACAAAGCTAACCTTAACCAAAATACTGCCGTCTGACTGAACTATAACATTAAGGCATCTTTTATCTTGTGTTATATTGAGGGGTTATTCTTGTAAGCTACACTGGGCTCCTGCTATCTTCGATATTACCACTGTGCTGAACCAATGAGCACAAAGAGCAAACCACACTTACGTAAGGTGCAGAAGCCCCAGAAAGAAACACGTGCACTGGTTCAAGACTGTGAACTTTCTTCACATGCTCAGCAAAGGCATAGCTGGTCATGGCACCAAAGCTGGTGacacaaatgaacaaaagagGTCACTTTCTACAGCCCAAATCAACTGCATTGATAAACACAAAGAATAATAAGAAGTaaacaaaggaaataaaaaaaaaaaaaaacacaagtcaAAACACTGCCAGCAAATTAACCTTGAACTCAGAATCCAGACAGTGCATGGATCTGAATTCCACATTTTTACTTGTATTAGAAACTACAACCTTGTTTCCAAAAAGCTGAggcactgtaaaatgtaaattaaacaaCACTTTTATGCCACATCCCAGAAGTCCTATGGAAGCCAAAAAATAACCTGACAGTATGTACAGCAttgtgcaaaattcagacacCACCATCAACACGgccatttccagtcaaaaatggcattaagtgcaagttatttcatgttcaggagatatttctgaggtgataaggtgaaaataaatgggggaaaaaactggagctaaaaatgaaaagatgtaaactgggactcctaacaaccatgcaggACCTGGTAGAACATTGAAACCTTCACCATCAggaacttaaagcttttatctttgagggAGAGGAAAAACTAAAAACCAGCTGCTCTCTtgtttcagatttgaaaaactGCACAGGAATCCTTTCGTActgtgaaaaagaaacagacgaacatttgaaaaatcagaCGAAGAAAGTGCTGGTCTTCTCAGAACATCATTGAAATAGTTTGGTATAACTCGGATCATGAGAAGCGAAactgcaaccagcttctaaggtTGAATTTTGGAGTTGTGAAAAAATATCTGTGTAGATTTCTTTGCAAGCGTcttgagaagaacggaagctgttttgagcaaaaattaaataaatgaagggcggtctcagacatttgcacagtactgtggatATAATACACTTACAGCTAACTGCATTTTAACATGGAAAGTGCCACAAAGGGTTTGCTGAGCGATGCCAGCAAAATTGGATTTGAGtgtgaaaaaccttttaaaaggtgtaaaataaaaaaaacaaccacataACGTAAAGGTTCTAttcattatgtggaggttctttaaacttttctctatttttaaaaaaaaaacaaaaaaaaaaaaaacacaacaacatgaAAAGGTTTTCAGGGAACCAAACGTGGCTTCTACagcacatgtgtcaggctccagtcctcacaggccaaaacactgcagacttcagcacacctgattcagctcttcAGCTAATTAGGACAGCCTTCATTAACTGAATTAAGAGTGTTAGATGGGGAGAAAAGctaatctccacagcactttggcctgaaAGATCCCCAGTGTGAAATCAGTCAAACAGCAGTTCTACATCATCTAAACAAGAAATCGTTTTCATTATAAGAGTCTACATTTATGCCAGAGCAAAAAAACATGAGTGCAGAAGACAGTAATATCAAAACACTCACATTGAACGGTGACGGGGATTTAAATTATTGTCTAAAAAGAAATCTCATGAAGCTTCTTAGTGACACCAACCTGTGTCCAAAGAGGGCAAACGGTTTCTCCCTCAGTTCTGGCAACAGCACATTAATGACCTCATCAAGGATCTGCTGCATGTGCTGGAAGAATGGCTCTTTAGCTCGGCCTTCTCTGCCTGGCAGTCTGACTGAATAAACTGCATTCAGATgttaaaaaactaaaactgaGCATGAAGGCAAGTAGAACATTCCCAATGCTGCAATGCAAACAACCAGTTTACACAGCCTGCTGTGAACACAAGTCAAGCTGTCAGTACACGGAAGCACAAATCTATGTTTTTTTATCCCAATAACTCTCAGAAAGCAATTAAATAAAgcccaaaacaaacacaaacaatatgAAACACCAACCTTTAAAGCATTATAGAAATGAACCAAATGAATTCTACTAAATAACACCAGTTAGACGGTGCGACAAATACAGCGCAATACTACACTCTGACAATAGTAAACTATGTGTAACACTCTGTAGATGATCTTGGCAGATACCTTCAACAGAGCTGTTAAGGAGCCTCCCCCAGCGAGCGTAGTGGATGGAGCCTCCACCTGCCCAAGGGAAGCAAATCAGCCTGGCTACAGCGTCCGGCTGCTTGCTGAAGCAGTTAATGACCTTGTCCATCCCAActagagaaataaaacattaaaacaagtcacaacagcatgttttgtttattcacattcacttgcatttttaaaaaggcaacATTAATGAAGGCCTAGTTCAGCCCACAGCCAGGGAACCCACTACATCACTGAAAGGTCTGTTTTCTGTAGAATCTTAAcagaatcatcatcatcatcgtcatcgtcgTTGTCCatttaatccagatagggtcacggtatCTTAACAGAATATctaaccctttttaaaaaaggttccatacagaactacatacaacacactctccatgaatctgaagaaccctttcaccctttctttaaatgttcatggttctatacagagccttttctttactaataaacccttgaagaaccatcttttttaagagtgtacaacaaaccatttcaaaccactctgagtgactttattATCCAGATATGGACGCAGTTGTAAAGAGACAAGCTCCAGTTTCAGCAAGCCTCAGACTTTGAGTCTCAAAGCTCTTCAGGAGTTTCAACACCTTGACCAGATTATACTCCCATCACTGTTGATTAGAGCAGCTCTTTGACTGCTAAGTATCACTACTAGAAGACAGAGGATTTCCCCCAAAACTGTTCACCtgcctgtcacacacacacacattccagcCTTAGACGCTCAGCTGTATCTGCAGTGGAGCTGGACCACAGAAAAACTAGACTAGGAGCTAAACAACTTAATCGAGTTCACAACCTGCCCGAGATGCCTTCAAGACCCCCAGAGCTTCTCAAGAGCACGGCGCATTAGAACACGCTGGAGTGTCCGGAGCTACAAAATACAAACACGTCGAGGCCACTTTCTGTCTCGAAGATGAAGCGCGTCTGTCTGAGCGCTCCGCAAACAAGCCCTCGCCATTAAAATCACTCACAGCGCTGCTGAATGAAGTCCGGCTGGGCTTCTTCTTCGGCGAGCTCAGCCTGATTCAGAGCGCAATGCTGCCACCTACAGACTACAGCGCTATACTCTCTCAGCTCTCACTGCCACTGCACCGCTGCTGACAGCACAGCTTCACTCTGTCACACTGCGAGGACAGACCATCTGAGCATCTCCTTATGAAGATGAAGTCTTACACATCATTCTGCGGCATTTTCAATATATAATTGAGAATTAAAAACTGTATAATtcataaaataatgataattaggggggcagttgtgggctggaggttagggaactggccctgtgaccggaaggtcgctggtttgatccccagggccaacagtccatgactgaagtgtctttgagcaagacacctaacccccaactgctccccaggagccgtggatagggctgcccactgctctgggcaagtgtgctcactgccccctattgtgtgtgtattcactagtgtgcatgtggtgtttcacttcagttcttcttctttcggcttctccctttaggggtcgccacagtggatcatctgcctccatcttgccctatccattgcctcctctactttcacaccacccatctccatgtccaccttcactacatccataaaccttctctgaggtctacctcttctccttctacccgacagctccatctccaacattctttgaccaatatatccactattcctctcaacacatgtccaaaccatctcaacctggcctctctggctttatctccaaactgctccaccttcactgtccctctgatctgctcatttctaatcttgtccagccttgtcactcccaacgaaaatctcagcatcttcatctccgccacctccagctcagcctcctgtcttttagacagagccacagtctccaaaccatacatcatagcaggacgcactactgtcttgtaaaccttccctttcactcttgcagccctgacacccgtctccacacactccatcctgcctgcaccctcttcttcacctcttttctacactgtccattgctctggatggttgacccaagatatttgaagtcatccacctttacaacctctactccttgcgtcttcacctttccacctgcctccctctcattcacacacatgtattccgtcttgtctccactaaccttcattcctctcctctccagtgcaaacctccacctctccagattctcttccacttcatggatgggttaaatgcagaggtggaacttccccagttgtgggattaataaagtataacTTAATTTATCTAATGATGAAATCATGAGCAGAGTTGCTGAAATGTTGTGTGATATTGATCTTTGatctttaagtgaaattatgtctttgttttgtatttttaagtaaaattttgtctttattttgtgtcTTTAAGTGAAATTGTCATTATTTTGTGTCTTTACATGAAATTTAGTCTTTATTTTGTGtctttaagtgaaattatatctttattttgtatctttaagtgaaattatgtctttattttgtatctttaactgaaattgtctttattttgtatctttaagtaaaattatgtctttattttgtatctttaagtgaaattttgtctttattttgtatctttaagtgaaattgtctttattttgtatctttaagtgaaattatgcctttattttgtatcttt
This portion of the Pygocentrus nattereri isolate fPygNat1 chromosome 1, fPygNat1.pri, whole genome shotgun sequence genome encodes:
- the olah gene encoding S-acyl fatty acid synthase thioesterase, medium chain, with translation MDKVINCFSKQPDAVARLICFPWAGGGSIHYARWGRLLNSSVEVYSVRLPGREGRAKEPFFQHMQQILDEVINVLLPELREKPFALFGHSFGAMTSYAFAEHVKKVHSLEPVHVFLSGASAPYSETRLQAPRRTHLSDEEFLQWMTSIGGTPPEILANPEVLKLFLPALKADLSVVENYRCNRPTSPFLSCPVSCFDGKEDMPHDLQAWKAMTSGDFTVQMLSGSHFYLKDPANEKLILDHISKHLETAEMDYL